In Silene latifolia isolate original U9 population chromosome X, ASM4854445v1, whole genome shotgun sequence, the following proteins share a genomic window:
- the LOC141621163 gene encoding uncharacterized protein LOC141621163 has protein sequence MEGEIVVYSGNWSNFYVESPPSSVASSGGANKLLGDSVSNNAQTCYGDEEVVDKCYDEEIKEEDGSGRPSFVWMAIQLCWKLLFSLVPALLVFYLLTKPKASLLSVQGIDMEEFEIEQGVDSSGIATGYLSINISMLAMIENKSQVYRVHTTTPVLEIFFGPLPLAISKGAKVYGRCQEHKTFRTYVGIRKEATYGGGRNMQDMLHSQQGLPLVVTLTFNSYYRVVGALIRPVFHHHARCLLFIHSFYDPALRPAHPYNSTCLITS, from the exons ATGGAGGGAGAAATTGTAGTGTATAGTGGTAACTGGAGCAACTTCTACGTAGAAAGCCCGCCCTCGTCGGTTGCAAGCAGCGGCGGTGCTAACAAATTGTTGGGGGACAGTGTTAGCAATAATGCCCAAACTTGTTATGGAGACGAAGAGGTAGTAGACAAATGTTACGACGAAGAAATTAAGGAAGAAGATGGTTCGGGTCGTCCTTCGTTTGTTTGGATGGCTATACAATTGTGTTGGAAGTTGTTGTTTAGCTTGGTACCGGCATTGCTTGTTTTTTATCTTCTTACTAAGCCGAAAGCTTCTCTCCTTTCAGTTCAG GGAATAGACATGGAGGAATTTGAGATAGAACAAGGAGTGGATTCTTCGGGTATAGCCACCGGTTATTTAAGTATCAACATCTCGATGCTGGCTATGATCGAGAATAAATCCCAAGTATATCGAGTTCATACAACCACCCCGGTTCTCGAAATCTTCTTTGGTCCTTTGCCGCTCGCAATTTCTAAGGGGGCCAAGGTGTATGGAAGATGCCAAGAACACAAGACGTTCAGAACATACGTAGGCATCCGCAAGGAGGCAACGTATGGAGGTGGACGCAACATGCAAGACATGCTCCACTCTCAACAAGGATTGCCTTTAGTCGTCACGCTCACTTTCAACTCCTACTATCGGGTCGTGGGCGCTCTCATTCGGCCTGTTTTTCATCATCATGCTCGTTGTTTGTTGTTTATTCACTCTTTCTATGACCCTGCACTGCGTCCTGCCCATCCTTACAATTCTACCTGTCTGATTACGTCCTAG
- the LOC141621164 gene encoding uncharacterized protein LOC141621164 isoform X2 translates to MAATEEPILSRIDRLDHLLRNLEEIRVGSKSPKSCSSPSTPSSGTRTTDSRAWSQEFSPRSRDKYHHYRSIEEAMIEMEHKGSLLERVSFMEDRLIKVEGELEAEIKHEKEDKQGDHKGIKELIKSCVTPKRKGKGKSKKLVDT, encoded by the exons ATGGCAGCGACTGAAGAACCAATTCTCTCCAGGATTGATCGTCTTGATCACTTG CTAAGGAATTTGGAGGAAATAAGAGTAGGCAGCAAGTCTCCTAAAAGCTGTTCATCTCCATCAACCCCATCAAGTGGGACCCGTACAACCGATAGCCGGGCGTGGTCCCAAGAATTTTCACCAAGGAGTCGCGATAAATACCATCATTATCGTTCAATCGAGGAGGCCATGATAGAAATGGAGCATAAAGGGAGTCTCCTTGAAAGAGTTTCCTTCATGGAAGATCGCTTAATCAAG gtagaaggagaattagaAGCGGAGATCAAACACGAAAAGGAAGATAAACAAGGTGATCACAAAGGCATAAAGGAGCTTATCAAGTCATGTGTCACACCCAAACGCAAAGGCAAAGGCAAATCCAAGAAATTGGTGGATACTTAA
- the LOC141621164 gene encoding uncharacterized protein LOC141621164 isoform X1, with protein sequence MAATEEPILSRIDRLDHLLRNLEEIRVGSKSPKSCSSPSTPSSGTRTTDSRAWSQEFSPRSRDKYHHYRSIEEAMIEMEHKGSLLERVSFMEDRLIKVCTQVEGELEAEIKHEKEDKQGDHKGIKELIKSCVTPKRKGKGKSKKLVDT encoded by the exons ATGGCAGCGACTGAAGAACCAATTCTCTCCAGGATTGATCGTCTTGATCACTTG CTAAGGAATTTGGAGGAAATAAGAGTAGGCAGCAAGTCTCCTAAAAGCTGTTCATCTCCATCAACCCCATCAAGTGGGACCCGTACAACCGATAGCCGGGCGTGGTCCCAAGAATTTTCACCAAGGAGTCGCGATAAATACCATCATTATCGTTCAATCGAGGAGGCCATGATAGAAATGGAGCATAAAGGGAGTCTCCTTGAAAGAGTTTCCTTCATGGAAGATCGCTTAATCAAG GTTTGCACGCaggtagaaggagaattagaAGCGGAGATCAAACACGAAAAGGAAGATAAACAAGGTGATCACAAAGGCATAAAGGAGCTTATCAAGTCATGTGTCACACCCAAACGCAAAGGCAAAGGCAAATCCAAGAAATTGGTGGATACTTAA